TGTTCGGCCAGCGGCTGTCGCTGATGATGACCCGCGACGGCCGCCTGGTGGCGGTAGCGGGTCGGCTGCACCCCGCGGCGGTGCCGGGCATCACCGCCAAACTCGGCGGCTTCCCGCTGCGGCCCGAGGCCGCGGCCGCCGCCGCGCTGTCGGACGCCCGCGGCGTCGCGATCTCGGCCGCCGCGTTCGTCGACCGCGGCGAGCGCCCCGGGCACTACCGCGCGCTGCAGCTCGCCGCGTCGCGCCCGCCGTCCCTCGCCGGCGTCTCGCTGGCGCGCCCGGCGCGCGCCAAACGCGTGCTGTACCCCGACGGCGACACGCTGCGCACGGCGTACTACGTCGAACTGGACATCACGGAGCCCGGCTCGACCGATGCGTTCGCGTGGGCGTACGTGGTCGACGCGCGCGACGGCGCCATCCTCACCCGCTACCCGCTCACGTTCTCCGATCGGTTCGAGTACCGCGTGTGGGCCGAGCCGACGGCGCCGTGGCGTCCCGACGACGGGCCGAACAACGACGCGACGCCACATCCGACGGGCACGCCCGACGGCTACGACCCCGGGTTCGCCGCGCCGCGGCTCGTCGACATCGAAGGCTTCAACACCAACCCAGACGGCACCGCCGACCCGTGGCTGCCCGCCGGCGCGACCGTCACCACCGGCAACAACGTCGACGCGTACGCCGACCACAACGCACCCGACGGCTTCTCCGACGGCGACATTCGCGCCACGACGACCGGCGACCGGTCGTTCGACCGAATCTACGACGTGACGCTCGCGCCGTCGGCCAACCCCGAACAGGTGCAGGCCGCGATCACGCAAATCTTCTACACCGTCAACTGGCTGCACGACTGGTACTACGACTCCGGTTTCGACGAGGCGTCCGGCGTCGCGCAGGCCGACAACTACGGCCGCGGCGGCATCGACGGCGATCCGCTGCTCGCCGAAGCGCAGGACACCAACGGCCGCACGCTGGACAACGCCAACATGTCGGCGTTCGCCGACGGCAGTTCGCCGCGCATGCAGATGTACCTGTGGTCGGGCAAGCGCACCGATGTCGGCGAGACCCGATTCGAGATCACGGAGCCGGAGTCGATCGCGGGAACGTATCGCGTGTCCGCCTCCGCGTTCGGCCCGACGGAGGAGACGAGCGCGACCGGACCGCTGGTGCTGATCGACGACGGCTCGGCCAACCCGACGCGCGCGTGCGAGGCGATCGACGGCGACCTGTCGGGCGCGATCGCCGTGGCCGACCGCGGCGACTGCACGTTCGTCACGAAAGCGCGCAACGCACAGCAAGCCGGCGCCGCGGCGCTCATCATCGTCAACAACGACACGGCCGACCCGAGCGCACTGCCGCCGCTCGGCGGTGACGCGACCGACATCGACATCCCCGTGCTCGGCCTCGCGTACACGGACGGCACGGCGATCAAGGACGCGCTGGGGGCGGCGTCCGCGCGCGCCACCGCATCGCGCGCCGGCTTCATCGAGGGACTGCGCCACGACGGCACGATCGACAACGGCGTGGTCGCCCACGAGTGGGGCCACTACCTGCACGCCCGCCTCGGCCGGTGCGGCGGTTCGCAGCAGTGTGCCGGCCACGGCGAGGGATGGGGCGACTTCGTCGCGCTGCACATGATCGTGCGCGAAGGCGACGACTACGACGGCACCTACGCGGTCGCGGGCTACGCGACCGCAAACCAGAGCGAGGACAGCTACTACTTCGGCATCCGGCGCGTGCCCTACTCCACCGACATGACGAAGAACGCGCTGACGTTTCGCCACATCTCGGACGGCGAGCCGCTGCCGGACAGCCATCCGATCCGCGAGTTCGGCCCGAACTCCGAGGTCCACAACGCCGGCGAGGTATGGGCGACGATGCTGCACGAGGGCCACATCGCGCTCATCACCGACGGCCGACTGTCGTTCGACGAGGCGCACCGGCGCATGTCCGACTACGTCGTCGCCGGCCTCAAACTGTCGGGCGCCAACCCGACGTACACCGAGATGCGCGACGCCATCCTCGCGGCGGCGGCGGCCGCAGACAGCAAGGACTTCGCCGCGCTCGCCGCGGCGTTCGCCAAGCGCGGACTCGGCACCGGCGCCGTATCGCCGCCGCGCGACTCGATCGATCTCACCGGCGTCGTGGAGAGCTTCGACGTCGCCGGCCAGCTCGGCCTCACCGACGTGGCGGCCGTCCTCGGAGACGGCGACTGCGACGGCGACGGCGTCCTCGACGCCGGCGAGACCGGCGTCATCGACGTGACGGTGACGAACACCGGGGCGGCGGCCCTGAAGGCGACCACCGTGACGCTGTCGACGTCCACGCCCGGCGTGCGGTTCCCGGCCGGCGACACGCTGTCGCTCGCGCGCCTCGAACCGTTCGACAGCGCCACGGCGTCGTTCGAGGTCGCGATCGACGACACCGTCGAGGGTATCCAGGTGCTCGCGCTCGACGTCACCCTGGCGGACGACGCCGCGGTCGTCACCGACGTGACCTCCACCGTCCACCGGCGCATCAACTACGACGTCCAGCTCGCGGCGTCCGCGACCGACGACGTCGAGGCCGACGCGACCGTGTGGGCCGTCGAGGCCGACCCGGCGACTCCGGTGGTCGACGCGTGGCAACGCGTCGCGGCGAGCCCGACCGAACACGAGTGGCACGGCGAGGACCTCGGCGAGCCGTCGGATCACTGGCTGCGGTCGCCGGCGGTGCACGTGTCCGACGACGGCGAGTTCACCGTCGCCTTCGATCATCGCTACCGATTCGAGGCCAGCGAACAGGGCGGACCGGGCGGCCAGATCGTCTACTGGGACGGCGGCGTCATCGAGATCTCGACCGACGGCGGAACCACCTGGACGGACGTGGCCGACTTCGCCGACCCGGGCTACGGCGGCACGATCACGACGCAGGCCGGCAACCCGCTCGGCGGCCGCAACGCGTTCGTCGGCCAGAGCGCCGATTATCCGAACATGACGCACACCGAGCTGCGGTTCGGCGATCGGTTCGCCGGCCAGACCGTCGCGCTGCGGTTCCGCATCGGCACCGACGCGGCGGTGGGCGACGCGGGGTGGTTCATCGACAACATCGCGCTGGCCGGCATCGACGACACACCGTTTGCGGTGATCGCGGACAACGCCGAGTGCGCGGCGACGCCGCCCGGCCCCGATGCGGGCGTGGACGACCCCGGCGACGCCGGCGGCTGCGGCTGCGCCGCGACGGGCGGCGGCCGAACCGCGGCCGGCGCGTGGTTGCTGTGGCTCGGCGTCGGCGCGTGGCTCACGCGGCGCCGGCGCCGCCGCGCGCGGGCGTAGCCGCCGGCGCACGCGCGACGACGAGCGGCTCGCCGCCGGCGCCGCCGCGCGCCGTGACGCGCGCGGTCGCCCGCGCCGCCCCGTGGTAGAAGTAGGCGATGCCCACGACCGAACCGAGCCGGGAGCCCGCATGATCGACATCGAGCTGATCCGCCGCGACCCCGACGCCGTACGCGCCGGCCTCGCGCGCAAGAGCGACCAGATCGACATCGGCCCGATCCTGGACCTCGACCGCCGCCGCCGCGAGATCATCGGCGCACTCGACGCCAACCGCGCGCGCCGCAAGCAGGTGGCCAAGGAGATCGGACGCGCGCGCGCGCAGGGCGGGACCGCCCCGGAGTTGGAGGCCGAAGCGGCCGACATCAAGGCGGCGATCGCCGCGATGGAACAAGAACTCGCCCGCGTCGAGGCCGAGCTGAACGACCGCGTCGCCGAGCTGCCGAACATCCCCGACGAGCGCGTCCCCGACGGCGGCAAGGACAACAACCGGGTCGTCCGCGTGTTCGGCGAGCCGCCGGCGCTGCCCGACGGCGCGGCCGATCACGTCGAGCTGTGCACGCGCCTCGACCTGGTCGACTACGAGCGCGGCGTCAAGCTCGGCGGCAGCGGGTTCTGGATCTACAAGGGGCTCGGCGCGGCGCTCGAGTGGGCGCTGCTCGACTTCTTTTGCCGCGAGCACTTTCGCGACGGCTACACGTTCGTTCTGCCGCCCCACCTGCTCGTGGAACACTGCGGGTTCGCGGCCGGGCAGTTCCCCAAGTTTCGCGACGACGTGTTCCACCTTCAGACGGCCGAGGGCGAGCGCGAGCGGTTCCTGCTGCCGACCGCCGAGACGGCGATCCTCAACATCTACGGCGACGAGATTCTGGATCGCGAGCGTCTGCCGCTGAAGATGTTCGCGTACACGCCGTGCTACCGGCGAGAAGCCGGGGGCTACCGCACCGACGAGCGCGGCACCATCCGCGGCCACCAGTTCAACAAGGTCGAGATGTTTCAGTTCGTCGAGCCGGACGACGCGGACGCGGCGCTGCAGGAACTCGTACGCCGAGCCGAGTCGATCGTCGAAAAGCTCGGCCTGCACTTCCGGACATCGCTGCTGGCCGCGCGCGACGTGAGCGACTCGATGAAGATGACCTACGACGTCGAGGTGTGGATCCCGAGCCTGGGCGGCTACAAGGAGGTGTCGTCGGCCTCGTGGGCCGGCGACTACCAGGCGCGCCGCGCCAACATCCGCTACCGGCCCGAGGGCCAGAAACGGACCGCGTTCGTCCACACGCTCAACGCCTCGGGGCTCGCGACGAGCCGACTGTTGCCCGCGCTGGTCGAGCAACTTCAGCAGCCGGACGGCTCGGTCCTCGTCCCGGAACCGCTGCGACCGTGGCTCGGCGTCGACCGCATCGTGCCGCCGGCGTAGCGGCGCGCGACCGCGGTCACAGCGCAACCCGCCACACCGGCGCCCCGGTTGCCGCGAGCGCCGCCGCCGGCAGATCGATCCACGCGCCGCAGCGGTCGAGCACCGCGCCGTCGCTCGTGGCCACGACCGCGTCGGCGGCGGCCGCCGCCAGCGCGCGATCGGGCGCGTCGACCACCTCGACCTGCCATCCCGGCGCCGCCGCGCGCAGGCGCGCCGCCAGCCGTCCGCTGTTGGACACCGGCCGGTCCAGCCAGCAGATGACCCGCTGTGCGCCCGCGGCGGCCGCGACCAGCGCCGCGATCGCGGCCGCCGTCTCGGTCACGATCCGATAGCTGCCGTGCACGGCGCTGAGATCGCGCAGGGCGCCGTCGCGGCCGGCGACGACGACGGCGCCCGCCAGCGCCGCCTCGACCGTCACGACGCAGTTGAACCCGTCGATCGCCAGCGCGCGGTTCGCGAGCGCCGCCGCGCCCACGCGGCGCGCGCGGCGAGCGCGGCGCCGGGCCTCCGCGCACGCCGCGCGCCGCACCGCCAGCCGCTGGCGCGTGCGGAGCTGGAAGCGGTCGCCGACCAGGGCGGTGGCGGCGGCGACGGCATAGCCGCGCCCGAGCAACCACGACAGATCGTCCGTCGCCTGGCGCAGCACCGGCAGCGCAGAGGCGGCGAACAGGGCCGGATCCGCCGGGTGCGGTCCGCGATGCCGCCGTCGATCCGGCACGCCCGCCCCGCCGCGCTACGGCGCGCAGTTGAGCGGCGACTGCGTGGCGTCGACCGTGTAATCGGTCGCGTCGATCCCCTCTTGGCCCGTGTTGCGGTGGATCGCGCCGCCGGCCGGGATTGCGGGCAGGCAGTCGCCGCTCCACTTGCCGGCCGCCTCGGCCGTCGCCTTGCGCACCTTCTGCCCCGTCCCCCAGCACAGGTAGTCGAGCACGCTGTTGGGCGATGCGTAGGCGCTGTCCTTGTACAGCACCAGCTCGCCGCCGGCCTCGGACAGGCTC
This is a stretch of genomic DNA from Deltaproteobacteria bacterium. It encodes these proteins:
- a CDS encoding peptidase — encoded protein: MRACASFAAVAAAVAASCAPADAPPRAAAGSATAARRGVSWLPARAAAGDTAFRWAGRVAPRADVVAAGVQAVADWHLAREAARDRLPAAALAAAAPALVHDTGRGGVLVTYVQQPDGVEVFGQRLSLMMTRDGRLVAVAGRLHPAAVPGITAKLGGFPLRPEAAAAAALSDARGVAISAAAFVDRGERPGHYRALQLAASRPPSLAGVSLARPARAKRVLYPDGDTLRTAYYVELDITEPGSTDAFAWAYVVDARDGAILTRYPLTFSDRFEYRVWAEPTAPWRPDDGPNNDATPHPTGTPDGYDPGFAAPRLVDIEGFNTNPDGTADPWLPAGATVTTGNNVDAYADHNAPDGFSDGDIRATTTGDRSFDRIYDVTLAPSANPEQVQAAITQIFYTVNWLHDWYYDSGFDEASGVAQADNYGRGGIDGDPLLAEAQDTNGRTLDNANMSAFADGSSPRMQMYLWSGKRTDVGETRFEITEPESIAGTYRVSASAFGPTEETSATGPLVLIDDGSANPTRACEAIDGDLSGAIAVADRGDCTFVTKARNAQQAGAAALIIVNNDTADPSALPPLGGDATDIDIPVLGLAYTDGTAIKDALGAASARATASRAGFIEGLRHDGTIDNGVVAHEWGHYLHARLGRCGGSQQCAGHGEGWGDFVALHMIVREGDDYDGTYAVAGYATANQSEDSYYFGIRRVPYSTDMTKNALTFRHISDGEPLPDSHPIREFGPNSEVHNAGEVWATMLHEGHIALITDGRLSFDEAHRRMSDYVVAGLKLSGANPTYTEMRDAILAAAAAADSKDFAALAAAFAKRGLGTGAVSPPRDSIDLTGVVESFDVAGQLGLTDVAAVLGDGDCDGDGVLDAGETGVIDVTVTNTGAAALKATTVTLSTSTPGVRFPAGDTLSLARLEPFDSATASFEVAIDDTVEGIQVLALDVTLADDAAVVTDVTSTVHRRINYDVQLAASATDDVEADATVWAVEADPATPVVDAWQRVAASPTEHEWHGEDLGEPSDHWLRSPAVHVSDDGEFTVAFDHRYRFEASEQGGPGGQIVYWDGGVIEISTDGGTTWTDVADFADPGYGGTITTQAGNPLGGRNAFVGQSADYPNMTHTELRFGDRFAGQTVALRFRIGTDAAVGDAGWFIDNIALAGIDDTPFAVIADNAECAATPPGPDAGVDDPGDAGGCGCAATGGGRTAAGAWLLWLGVGAWLTRRRRRRARA
- a CDS encoding serine--tRNA ligase, which encodes MIDIELIRRDPDAVRAGLARKSDQIDIGPILDLDRRRREIIGALDANRARRKQVAKEIGRARAQGGTAPELEAEAADIKAAIAAMEQELARVEAELNDRVAELPNIPDERVPDGGKDNNRVVRVFGEPPALPDGAADHVELCTRLDLVDYERGVKLGGSGFWIYKGLGAALEWALLDFFCREHFRDGYTFVLPPHLLVEHCGFAAGQFPKFRDDVFHLQTAEGERERFLLPTAETAILNIYGDEILDRERLPLKMFAYTPCYRREAGGYRTDERGTIRGHQFNKVEMFQFVEPDDADAALQELVRRAESIVEKLGLHFRTSLLAARDVSDSMKMTYDVEVWIPSLGGYKEVSSASWAGDYQARRANIRYRPEGQKRTAFVHTLNASGLATSRLLPALVEQLQQPDGSVLVPEPLRPWLGVDRIVPPA
- a CDS encoding DUF434 domain-containing protein, with amino-acid sequence MPDRRRHRGPHPADPALFAASALPVLRQATDDLSWLLGRGYAVAAATALVGDRFQLRTRQRLAVRRAACAEARRRARRARRVGAAALANRALAIDGFNCVVTVEAALAGAVVVAGRDGALRDLSAVHGSYRIVTETAAAIAALVAAAAGAQRVICWLDRPVSNSGRLAARLRAAAPGWQVEVVDAPDRALAAAAADAVVATSDGAVLDRCGAWIDLPAAALAATGAPVWRVAL